One Canis lupus familiaris isolate Mischka breed German Shepherd chromosome 20, alternate assembly UU_Cfam_GSD_1.0, whole genome shotgun sequence genomic region harbors:
- the CCR9 gene encoding C-C chemokine receptor type 9, translating into MVPTEFTNLISNISDDYSYHSTSPVDDYMNFPDLFCQKGHVRQFASHFLPPLYWLVFIVGTLGNSLVILVYCYCTRVKTMTDMFLLNLAIADLLFLFTLPFWAIAAADQWKFQTPLCKVVNSMYKMNFYSCVLLIMCISVDRYIAIAQATKAQTWRQKRLVYSKMVCFTVWVVAATLCIPELLYSQLKEESDITICTMVYPSDQNSKVKSVVLTLKVILGFFLPFVVMACCYTIIIYTLLQARKSSKHKALKVTITVLTVFVLSQFPYNCILLVQTIDAYTVFLSNCAISTNVDICFQVTQTIAFFHSCLNPVLYVFVGERFRRDLVKTLKSLGCISQEQWVSFTRREGSVKLSSMLLETTSGALSY; encoded by the exons ATGGTGCCCACAGAATTCACA AACCTCATCTCTAACATATCTGATGACTACAGCTACCACTCCACGTCTCCCGTGGATGACTACATGAACTTCCCTGATTTATTCTGTCAGAAAGGCCACGTCCGGCAGTTCGCGAGCCACTTCCTCCCACCCTTGTACTGGCTTGTGTTCATCGTGGGCACCTTGGGCAACAGTCTGGTCATCCTCGTCTACTGCTACTGCACCAGAGTCAAGACCATGACTGACATGTTCCTTTTGAATTTGGCAATTGCCgaccttctttttctcttcacgCTTCCCTTCTGGGCCATCGCTGCCGCCGACCAGTGGAAGTTCCAGACCCCCCTGTGCAAAGTGGTCAACAGTATGTACAAGATGAATTTCTACAGCTGTGTGCTGCTGATCATGTGCATCAGTGTGGACAGGTACATTGCCATTGCTCAGGCCACGAAAGCGCAGACCTGGAGGCAGAAGAGACTTGTGTACAGCAAAATGGTTTGCTTCACTGTCTGGGTGGTGGCAGCCACACTCTGCATCCCGGAACTCCTGTACAGTCAACTCAAGGAGGAATCTGACATCACCATCTGCACCATGGTTTACCCTAGTGACCAGAACAGCAAAGTCAAGTCGGTTGTCCTGACCCTGAAGGTCATCCTGGGCTTCTTCCTCCCTTTTGTGGTCATGGCTTGCTGCTACACCATCATCATTTACACTCTGTTGCAAGCCAGGAAGTCATCCAAGCACAAGGCCCTGAAGGTGACCATCACTGTCCTTACCGTCTTTGTCCTATCTCAGTTCCCCTACAACTGCATTCTGTTGGTGCAGACCATCGATGCCTACACTGTGTTCCTCTCCAACTGTGCCATTTCCACCAACGTTGACATCTGCTTCCAGGTCACTCAAACCATCGCCTTCTTCCACAGTTGTCTGAACCCCGTTCTCTATGTCTTTGTGGGCGAGAGATTCCGCCGGGATCTCGTGAAGACCCTGAAGAGCTTGGGTTGCATCAGCCAGGAGCAGTGGGTCTCATTCACAAGGAGAGAGGGGAGCGTGAAGCTGTCATCTATGTTGCTGGAGACAACCTCGGGAGCTCTCTCCTACTGA